The [Eubacterium] siraeum genome contains a region encoding:
- the groL gene encoding chaperonin GroEL (60 kDa chaperone family; promotes refolding of misfolded polypeptides especially under stressful conditions; forms two stacked rings of heptamers to form a barrel-shaped 14mer; ends can be capped by GroES; misfolded proteins enter the barrel where they are refolded when GroES binds) gives MAKQIIYGEEARKALQAGIDQLANTVKITLGPKGRNVVLDKKFGAPLITNDGVTIAKEIELDDPFENMGAQLVKEVSTKTNDAAGDGTTTATLLAQALIREGMKNIAAGANPMDVKRGISKAVDSAVAEIKKNSKAIENSDGIARVATVSSGDETVGKLIAEAMEKVTTDGVVTLEEGKTAETYSEVVEGMQFDRGYISPYFATDTDKMTANLDDAYILITDKKISNIQDVLPLLEQVVQAGKKLLIIAEDIEGEALTTLILNKLRGTFVCVGVKAPGFGDRRKEMLQDIAILTGGTVITSELGLELKDTTIDQLGRAKSVTVSKENTTIVNGAGSTEQIQARIAQIRAAIENTTSEFDKEKLQERLAKLAGGVAVIKVGAATEIEMKEKKLRIEDALAAAKAGAEEGIVAGGGTALINAMPAVEALIATLEGDEKTGAKIVLRALEEPVRQIAANAGLEGSVIIDTIRREGKVGYGFDAQNEVYGDMIAAGIVDPAKVTRSALQNAASVAAMVLTTESLVADKKEENPAPAMPAGGMGGMGGMY, from the coding sequence ATGGCTAAACAGATTATATACGGTGAAGAAGCCCGCAAGGCTTTACAGGCAGGTATCGACCAGCTCGCAAACACAGTAAAGATTACACTCGGCCCTAAGGGCAGAAACGTAGTGCTTGACAAGAAGTTCGGCGCTCCGCTGATTACAAACGACGGTGTTACTATCGCCAAGGAAATTGAGCTTGACGATCCTTTCGAAAACATGGGCGCACAGCTCGTTAAGGAAGTTTCCACAAAGACAAACGATGCCGCAGGCGACGGTACAACAACAGCTACTCTGCTCGCTCAGGCTCTTATCAGAGAGGGTATGAAGAACATTGCCGCAGGCGCTAACCCTATGGATGTTAAGCGTGGTATCTCAAAGGCAGTTGACTCGGCAGTAGCAGAGATAAAGAAGAATTCAAAGGCTATCGAGAACAGCGATGGCATTGCCCGTGTAGCTACAGTTTCATCGGGTGACGAAACAGTAGGTAAGCTGATTGCAGAGGCTATGGAAAAGGTTACAACAGACGGCGTTGTTACTCTTGAAGAAGGCAAGACAGCAGAAACATACAGCGAAGTCGTTGAAGGTATGCAGTTCGACAGAGGCTACATTTCACCTTACTTCGCAACAGATACAGATAAGATGACAGCTAACCTTGACGATGCTTACATCCTTATCACAGACAAGAAGATAAGCAACATTCAGGACGTTCTGCCCTTACTTGAACAGGTCGTACAGGCAGGTAAGAAGCTGCTTATCATCGCTGAGGACATCGAGGGCGAGGCTCTTACAACACTTATCCTCAACAAGCTGCGTGGTACATTCGTATGCGTAGGTGTAAAGGCTCCCGGCTTCGGCGACAGACGTAAGGAAATGTTACAGGATATCGCAATTCTTACAGGCGGTACTGTTATCACATCAGAACTCGGTCTTGAGCTTAAGGATACAACTATCGACCAGCTTGGCCGTGCTAAGAGCGTAACAGTTTCAAAGGAAAACACAACGATTGTAAACGGCGCAGGTTCAACAGAGCAGATTCAGGCAAGAATCGCTCAGATAAGAGCCGCTATCGAAAACACAACAAGCGAATTTGACAAGGAAAAGCTCCAGGAAAGACTTGCAAAGCTTGCAGGCGGTGTTGCTGTTATCAAGGTCGGTGCCGCTACAGAAATCGAAATGAAGGAAAAGAAGCTCCGTATCGAAGACGCTCTTGCAGCCGCTAAGGCAGGCGCAGAGGAAGGTATCGTAGCAGGCGGCGGTACAGCACTTATCAACGCTATGCCCGCTGTAGAAGCTCTTATCGCAACCCTTGAGGGTGACGAAAAGACAGGTGCTAAGATAGTTCTCCGTGCTCTTGAAGAGCCTGTTCGTCAGATTGCCGCTAACGCAGGTCTTGAAGGCTCTGTTATTATCGACACTATCCGTCGTGAAGGCAAGGTAGGCTACGGCTTTGACGCTCAGAACGAAGTATACGGTGATATGATCGCCGCAGGTATCGTAGATCCCGCAAAGGTAACACGTTCAGCTTTACAGAACGCCGCTTCAGTTGCAGCTATGGTTCTTACAACAGAGAGCCTTGTTGCCGACAAGAAGGAAGAAAATCCTGCTCCCGCAATGCCCGCAGGCGGCATGGGCGGTATGGGCGGAATGTATTAA
- a CDS encoding winged helix-turn-helix domain-containing protein, with protein sequence MSKKIIIACDNEHICDFIENYAEKEGFTVKTICDISEDTQHVVRECLILHPDIIILGGCYLDAEQECRHTSLMADIYTLKNDGGEHTLSLPLDIGQLSEVFDKCDGKLRGECDTLSIDNEHNCAKVGDKEYPLGLNELEILRSFIANPNRVFSKEQLAYEVFGPDAKGSDALVEESVSLLKSKLDGLSSKWSIRLIWGVGYKFEVNE encoded by the coding sequence ATGTCAAAGAAGATTATAATAGCCTGTGACAACGAGCATATATGTGATTTTATTGAGAACTATGCCGAAAAAGAGGGCTTTACGGTAAAAACGATATGCGATATAAGCGAGGATACACAGCACGTTGTGCGTGAATGTCTTATTCTTCACCCCGATATTATAATACTCGGCGGCTGCTATCTTGATGCAGAGCAGGAATGCCGCCATACCTCTCTTATGGCTGATATATATACGCTGAAGAATGACGGTGGCGAGCATACTTTATCGCTTCCGCTTGATATAGGACAGCTGTCGGAGGTATTCGACAAATGTGACGGGAAGCTGCGTGGCGAGTGTGACACGCTGTCGATTGATAATGAACATAACTGTGCGAAGGTAGGCGACAAGGAGTATCCGCTGGGGCTTAACGAGCTTGAGATACTCCGCTCGTTTATAGCAAATCCGAACCGTGTTTTCAGCAAGGAACAGCTTGCCTATGAAGTATTCGGCCCTGACGCAAAGGGCAGTGACGCACTGGTCGAAGAATCTGTCAGCCTGCTGAAATCCAAACTTGACGGCTTATCTTCAAAATGGAGCATAAGGCTTATATGGGGAGTAGGGTATAAGTTCGAGGTGAATGAATAA
- a CDS encoding CDP-glycerol glycerophosphotransferase family protein, with protein sequence MSNPFTYANKVRKKFKDPYWVAKNKYITYYEQLPIDEKVILLESQTATKISGNLFYILKYLLTDEKYAGYTVYLSSWGRYVKSITAILEHYGFENVNIVVYASDDYMRLLASAKYLINDATFPNYWIKKKGQVYINTWHGTPLKAMGRKVHNDVFFGNVQKNLVNADYLLYPNIFTKDVMIRDYMLENISSNSYILCGYPRNTVFFDRDAEKKIREELEITDKKIYAYMPTWRGTVDKVGVSKNDAYLMYYLCELDKRLTDDEIFYINIHPMAMHAKNTAEVSKLKHIKNFPAEYETYDFLNIADVLVTDYSSVFFDYACTRKKVVLFPYDKDEYLCDRGMYMDMDDLPFPQVFDLDALVNELRSEKNYDDTEFVKTYCTWDSSNATAQLCDRTILGIDTGLTVGPVTGNGKENVLIYAGNLDKNGITTSLRSLMKNIDLDKRNYYISFCQGKAKRHGEQLATFSDKVNFFAVAEYFNLTAANKTVNKLYKEHLVSTNQYIKSLGKRIEQNFLRSYGNAKFDRVIQFCGYEDEMILLYSQFKGQKTIWVHNDMLAEIKTRSNQRKDLLEYAYHTYDNVVAVTDDIVAPTQILAGKDKKINIVKNTIDYKTILANSEQPIALDPTTKCSVEPEKFYEIMQSDAKKFINVGRYSPEKGHDRLIDAFYKLWQKDNSIYLIIMGGNSRAKKYEELIEKVNGMGLTDNVILLLAVSNPYPIIKACDGFILSSLYEGFGLVLAEADILGLPIVSTDITGPRTFMKKYGGTLIENSDEGVYKGLQMLYNGEIKPINVDYEAYNQECVAEFEKLFE encoded by the coding sequence ATGAGCAACCCCTTTACCTACGCCAATAAGGTACGCAAAAAATTCAAGGATCCTTACTGGGTAGCGAAAAACAAGTATATAACCTATTATGAGCAGTTACCGATAGACGAAAAAGTGATACTGCTTGAATCGCAGACCGCTACAAAGATCAGCGGTAACCTGTTCTATATTCTGAAATATCTTTTGACAGATGAAAAATACGCCGGATATACGGTTTACCTTTCATCATGGGGAAGATATGTAAAAAGCATTACGGCTATTCTTGAACACTACGGATTCGAAAACGTAAACATTGTTGTTTATGCTTCCGATGATTATATGCGTCTGCTTGCAAGCGCAAAATATCTGATAAACGACGCTACCTTTCCTAACTACTGGATAAAGAAAAAGGGACAGGTATATATAAACACATGGCACGGCACACCGCTCAAAGCCATGGGACGCAAGGTGCATAACGATGTATTCTTCGGAAACGTTCAGAAGAACCTTGTAAATGCCGACTATCTGCTTTACCCCAACATCTTTACGAAAGACGTAATGATAAGGGACTATATGCTTGAGAATATTTCTTCAAATTCCTATATACTCTGCGGTTATCCGAGAAACACAGTATTCTTCGACAGGGACGCAGAGAAAAAGATAAGAGAAGAACTTGAAATCACCGACAAGAAGATATATGCATATATGCCTACATGGAGAGGTACTGTCGATAAGGTCGGCGTATCCAAAAACGATGCATATCTTATGTATTACCTTTGCGAGCTTGACAAAAGACTTACAGATGATGAGATATTCTATATCAACATTCACCCTATGGCAATGCACGCCAAGAACACGGCGGAAGTCAGCAAACTAAAGCATATAAAGAACTTCCCTGCCGAATACGAAACATACGACTTTTTAAATATCGCAGACGTTCTTGTTACAGACTATTCAAGCGTATTCTTCGATTACGCCTGCACACGCAAAAAAGTGGTGCTTTTCCCGTATGATAAAGACGAATATCTCTGCGACAGAGGTATGTACATGGATATGGATGACCTGCCCTTCCCGCAGGTATTTGACCTTGACGCTCTTGTTAACGAGCTGAGAAGCGAAAAGAACTACGACGATACAGAGTTTGTAAAGACATACTGCACATGGGACAGCAGTAACGCTACAGCTCAGCTTTGTGACAGAACGATCCTCGGTATCGACACAGGACTTACTGTAGGACCTGTAACCGGAAACGGCAAGGAAAACGTGCTGATCTATGCCGGCAACCTTGACAAGAACGGCATAACCACATCGCTCAGATCCCTTATGAAAAACATTGACCTTGACAAGCGAAACTACTACATTTCATTCTGTCAGGGAAAAGCAAAAAGACACGGCGAACAGCTTGCAACATTCAGTGATAAGGTAAACTTCTTCGCAGTAGCGGAATACTTCAACCTTACAGCCGCAAACAAGACCGTAAACAAGCTGTACAAGGAACACCTTGTTTCTACGAATCAGTATATCAAATCGCTCGGAAAGCGTATCGAACAGAACTTCCTGCGTTCATACGGCAATGCAAAGTTTGACAGGGTTATTCAGTTCTGCGGATATGAGGACGAGATGATTCTGCTCTACAGTCAGTTCAAAGGTCAAAAGACGATATGGGTGCATAACGATATGCTCGCCGAAATCAAGACAAGAAGCAACCAGAGAAAAGACCTTCTTGAATATGCTTACCACACTTATGACAACGTTGTTGCGGTAACCGATGATATTGTCGCACCTACGCAGATACTTGCAGGTAAGGACAAGAAGATAAACATAGTAAAAAATACTATTGACTACAAGACGATTCTTGCAAACAGCGAACAGCCTATAGCCCTTGACCCCACCACAAAATGTTCTGTAGAGCCTGAAAAGTTCTACGAGATAATGCAATCGGACGCTAAGAAGTTCATAAATGTCGGTCGTTATTCGCCCGAAAAGGGTCACGACAGACTTATAGACGCTTTCTATAAGCTCTGGCAGAAGGATAACAGCATATATCTTATAATAATGGGCGGCAACTCAAGAGCAAAAAAGTACGAAGAGCTTATTGAAAAAGTAAACGGAATGGGACTTACCGATAACGTTATACTTCTGCTTGCCGTAAGCAACCCTTATCCTATAATCAAGGCTTGCGACGGATTTATATTAAGCTCGCTGTATGAAGGCTTCGGTCTTGTACTTGCAGAAGCTGATATCCTCGGTCTTCCGATAGTTTCAACCGATATCACGGGCCCGAGAACATTCATGAAGAAATACGGCGGTACTCTTATAGAGAATTCCGACGAGGGTGTATACAAGGGATTACAGATGTTATACAACGGTGAAATCAAACCGATAAACGTTGATTATGAAGCATACAATCAGGAATGTGTAGCAGAGTTTGAAAAGCTGTTTGAATAA
- the groES gene encoding co-chaperone GroES, whose product MTIKPLSDRVVIKMLEAEETTKGGIILTSAAQEKPQVAEVVAVGPGKTVDGKLVPVQLKVGDKVLMSKYSGTEVKVDGEEYTILREEDILAVVE is encoded by the coding sequence ATGACGATCAAACCGTTATCGGACAGAGTAGTTATCAAGATGCTCGAAGCAGAAGAAACAACAAAGGGCGGTATAATTCTTACAAGTGCCGCACAGGAAAAGCCCCAGGTAGCAGAAGTTGTAGCGGTAGGCCCCGGCAAGACAGTTGACGGAAAGCTTGTTCCCGTACAGCTTAAAGTCGGCGACAAGGTTCTTATGAGCAAATACTCAGGAACAGAAGTCAAGGTTGACGGCGAAGAATACACAATACTCCGTGAGGAAGACATCCTCGCAGTTGTAGAATAA
- a CDS encoding family 43 glycosylhydrolase: protein MIYKNPVLKGFYPDPSVCFANGKYYLVTSTFLYFPGVALFESDNLVNWKQIGYGFDAQNEVYGDMIAAGIVDPAKVTRSALQNAASVAAMVLTTESLVADKKEENPAPAMPAGGMGGMGGMY from the coding sequence ATGATATACAAAAACCCCGTGCTGAAAGGCTTCTACCCCGACCCCTCCGTCTGTTTTGCAAACGGAAAATATTATCTGGTAACAAGCACCTTTTTGTATTTCCCCGGTGTTGCGCTCTTTGAGAGCGATAACCTTGTAAACTGGAAGCAGATAGGCTACGGCTTTGACGCTCAGAACGAAGTATACGGTGATATGATTGCCGCAGGTATCGTAGATCCCGCAAAGGTAACACGTTCAGCTTTACAGAACGCCGCTTCAGTTGCAGCTATGGTTCTTACAACAGAGAGCCTTGTTGCCGACAAGAAGGAAGAAAATCCTGCTCCCGCAATGCCCGCAGGCGGCATGGGCGGTATGGGCGGAATGTATTAA